The Thermoleophilum album genome contains a region encoding:
- a CDS encoding prolipoprotein diacylglyceryl transferase: MLPTIELGPITLQTFGLAMAAAFLAAAALGARRFAELGRSPDLAWELGVAALVGGVVGARAYFLIEHWDEVRGDLVGEVFAGTGLVWYGGLLGGALAVAAWAAHRRALGSWLLGAVTAPLALGYAIGRIGCQLSGDGDYGIRSDLPWAMAYPHGTVPTTERVHPTPIYETLTMGLVAAGLWVFRDRVAPTKLFAWYLVLAGSERFLVEFVRRNSPVVAGLTAAQLIALALSLVGAAILLASRARSRVPSQPLPSGR; encoded by the coding sequence ATGCTGCCGACGATCGAGCTCGGACCGATCACCCTTCAGACCTTCGGTCTGGCGATGGCGGCTGCCTTCCTGGCCGCGGCGGCGCTTGGGGCACGCCGTTTCGCCGAGCTTGGTCGCTCACCCGACCTAGCGTGGGAACTTGGGGTAGCTGCGCTGGTCGGCGGGGTGGTCGGCGCGCGCGCGTACTTCTTGATCGAGCACTGGGACGAAGTGCGGGGCGACTTAGTCGGCGAAGTTTTTGCTGGTACCGGGCTTGTTTGGTATGGAGGGCTGCTCGGCGGTGCACTGGCGGTCGCAGCCTGGGCGGCCCATCGGCGGGCGCTCGGAAGCTGGCTGCTCGGGGCGGTGACTGCGCCGCTGGCCCTCGGCTACGCGATCGGCCGAATCGGCTGTCAACTCTCCGGTGACGGGGACTACGGGATCCGTTCGGATCTGCCCTGGGCGATGGCTTATCCGCACGGCACCGTCCCGACCACCGAGCGTGTGCACCCCACCCCGATCTACGAAACGCTGACGATGGGCTTGGTAGCGGCTGGTCTGTGGGTGTTTCGTGATCGTGTCGCTCCAACCAAGCTTTTCGCGTGGTACCTCGTGCTTGCGGGGAGCGAGCGCTTCCTGGTCGAGTTCGTGCGTCGCAACTCACCGGTGGTCGCCGGGCTCACGGCAGCGCAGCTGATTGCGCTCGCCCTGAGTCTCGTCGGGGCGGCGATTCTGCTGGCCTCACGCGCGCGCTCGCGCGTGCCCTCGCAGCCGCTGCCAAGCGGTCGCTAG
- a CDS encoding PspA/IM30 family protein yields MPGLAGRLSTTIKAKISKWLDRAEDPAETLDYGYRKQVELLQNVKKGIAEVLTAKKRLQMQSQKLEQQVAKLEGQARQALAQGREDLARAALERKALAQRELQSLDQQIAELEAQQQRLTENEQRLRAKVEAFRTKKEVIKAQYSAAEAQVRISEAAHGVGEQMADLGLALQRAQEKVEDMQARAAAVEELEQAGTFEDLTALGSSDDIDRQLAQLEAGDQVERELARLKGEVPGSGRELGAAAEDSGSQPPTHREKGS; encoded by the coding sequence TTGCCAGGGCTAGCTGGGCGGCTCTCGACCACCATCAAGGCCAAGATCTCGAAGTGGCTCGACCGCGCCGAGGATCCGGCGGAAACGCTGGACTACGGCTACCGCAAGCAGGTCGAGCTGCTCCAGAACGTAAAGAAGGGGATCGCCGAGGTCCTCACCGCGAAGAAGCGTCTGCAGATGCAGTCGCAGAAGCTCGAGCAGCAGGTGGCGAAGCTCGAAGGCCAGGCCCGGCAGGCGCTCGCTCAAGGCCGTGAAGACCTTGCGCGCGCGGCCCTCGAACGCAAGGCGCTGGCGCAACGCGAGCTGCAAAGTCTCGACCAGCAAATCGCCGAGCTAGAGGCGCAGCAACAGCGCCTCACCGAGAACGAGCAACGCCTGCGCGCCAAGGTCGAGGCCTTCCGCACCAAGAAGGAAGTGATCAAGGCGCAGTACTCGGCGGCCGAGGCGCAGGTCCGGATCTCGGAAGCCGCCCACGGCGTCGGCGAGCAGATGGCCGATCTCGGGCTCGCGCTCCAGCGCGCCCAAGAGAAGGTCGAGGACATGCAGGCGCGCGCCGCCGCCGTCGAGGAGCTCGAACAGGCGGGCACCTTCGAGGACCTTACGGCGCTCGGTTCGAGCGACGACATCGACCGCCAGCTCGCTCAGCTGGAAGCAGGCGACCAGGTCGAGCGCGAGCTGGCCCGCCTGAAGGGCGAAGTTCCGGGCTCCGGGCGGGAGCTCGGCGCCGCTGCCGAGGATTCGGGCAGCCAGCCGCCCACGCACCGGGAGAAGGGCTCGTGA
- a CDS encoding hemerythrin domain-containing protein, with translation MTRHPALVELSRDHHHALVLAAQMRRADASSAGGLTRAFVEFMNDASAVHFAEEERFLLPLLANHVDADHRLIVRTLLDHVRLRALTTRWLTATPPAPDELRAAGELLHDHVRMEERELFALLEACATEVELARLGEQLRHARQKAASTAP, from the coding sequence ATGACTCGGCACCCCGCGCTAGTCGAACTCTCTCGCGATCACCATCACGCGCTAGTGCTGGCAGCGCAGATGCGGCGTGCTGACGCTTCCTCCGCGGGCGGGCTTACGCGAGCCTTCGTCGAGTTCATGAACGATGCGAGCGCCGTTCACTTCGCCGAGGAAGAACGCTTCCTGCTGCCCCTCTTGGCTAACCACGTCGACGCTGACCATCGACTCATTGTGAGAACTCTCCTCGATCATGTGCGCCTGCGAGCCCTGACCACGCGGTGGCTCACGGCAACGCCCCCCGCACCGGACGAGCTCAGGGCTGCCGGTGAGCTCTTGCACGATCACGTGCGCATGGAGGAACGCGAGCTCTTCGCGCTCCTCGAGGCGTGTGCGACGGAGGTCGAGCTAGCGCGTCTCGGCGAGCAGCTTCGCCACGCTCGCCAGAAAGCGGCTTCGACAGCGCCCTAA
- a CDS encoding S8 family peptidase, producing MNSTAAKAVTACCAMLAALPLAVLAAPPGVRAAAAAPPARPAGAALGVRLGDPTLAVVRATLDGRERKRLLADQLPLALASHAAPPARVASEPAESVDPATGLPYAWQLAAVRAPQALRLVAGGPPVAVIDTGVDTSHPDLRGSVRSRVDLLGQRSVADFDGHGTFIAGLIAARANNGIGTLGVGGNTPLIVVRASTGESFTQLALADGVLAAIRRGARVINLSVQANTLDFLLRDALERAVALDVLVVAAAGNTGSSGNLPQEPAVSLGGPRGAVGAGLSVAATLPSGAAARFSTRNDSVSLAAPGAMGDCRRGVFSTIPRATDTSFDHDAPKLCGPLIFAPGPFGAGRYAYGQGTSFAAPIVSAVAALVFAAQPRLHADQVARILMRTARQANGQRGWNPATGHGVVDAQAAVELARRFDVTPPPARAQIARISPTTWRVRVLPSRDPVRRGQLREGGVRYAIVVEERGRRRLLARPTSRPPVRSVRLPSTSKGLRLFVVACDRVLNCASRSFPLVR from the coding sequence ATGAATTCGACCGCCGCCAAAGCCGTCACGGCCTGCTGCGCGATGCTTGCGGCGCTCCCCCTCGCCGTGCTCGCCGCGCCGCCAGGGGTCCGCGCTGCCGCCGCAGCGCCGCCGGCCCGGCCGGCGGGCGCGGCGCTCGGCGTCCGCCTGGGCGATCCGACGCTGGCGGTCGTGCGGGCGACGCTGGACGGTCGGGAGCGCAAGCGTCTGCTCGCCGACCAGCTGCCGCTGGCGCTGGCAAGCCACGCCGCGCCACCGGCGCGCGTCGCGAGCGAGCCCGCGGAGTCCGTCGACCCAGCCACCGGTCTTCCATATGCCTGGCAGCTGGCGGCGGTCCGTGCGCCGCAAGCGCTGCGACTGGTGGCGGGCGGACCTCCGGTGGCGGTGATCGACACCGGCGTCGATACGTCTCACCCGGATCTCCGCGGAAGCGTCCGGAGCCGCGTCGACCTGCTCGGTCAGCGCAGCGTTGCCGACTTCGACGGGCACGGTACGTTCATCGCCGGGCTCATCGCCGCTCGCGCCAACAACGGGATCGGCACCCTCGGCGTCGGCGGCAACACACCGCTGATCGTCGTGCGCGCCTCGACCGGCGAGAGCTTTACCCAGCTGGCCCTGGCGGACGGAGTGCTGGCAGCGATCCGCCGCGGTGCGCGCGTCATCAACTTGAGCGTCCAGGCCAACACGCTCGACTTCTTGCTGCGCGACGCGCTCGAGCGAGCGGTAGCGCTTGATGTGCTGGTCGTCGCGGCCGCCGGGAACACGGGTTCAAGCGGCAACCTCCCCCAAGAGCCAGCCGTATCGCTCGGCGGTCCGCGCGGTGCGGTGGGTGCTGGACTCTCGGTGGCGGCGACCCTGCCGAGCGGTGCGGCGGCGCGTTTCTCGACCCGAAACGACAGTGTCAGCCTGGCGGCGCCGGGCGCCATGGGCGACTGCCGTCGAGGCGTGTTCTCAACGATTCCCCGCGCGACCGACACCTCGTTCGACCATGACGCGCCGAAGCTGTGCGGGCCGCTGATCTTCGCGCCCGGACCGTTCGGCGCCGGCCGCTACGCATACGGCCAGGGAACGAGCTTCGCAGCACCGATCGTCTCCGCCGTGGCGGCCCTGGTATTTGCAGCGCAGCCGCGACTGCACGCCGACCAGGTGGCGCGGATCCTGATGCGCACGGCGCGGCAAGCCAACGGGCAGCGGGGTTGGAACCCCGCGACCGGACACGGCGTGGTCGACGCGCAAGCAGCGGTCGAGCTCGCCCGACGGTTCGATGTCACACCGCCGCCGGCGCGCGCGCAAATCGCTCGTATCAGCCCCACCACCTGGCGCGTGCGGGTGCTGCCGAGCCGCGATCCGGTGCGGCGCGGCCAACTGCGCGAAGGCGGCGTGCGCTACGCGATCGTCGTCGAAGAGCGCGGCAGGCGCCGGCTGCTGGCCCGCCCGACATCCCGGCCACCGGTCAGGAGCGTGCGCCTGCCGAGCACCAGCAAGGGCCTGCGGCTGTTCGTCGTGGCCTGCGACCGCGTGCTCAACTGCGCTTCCCGCTCGTTCCCGCTGGTGCGCTAG
- a CDS encoding murein hydrolase activator EnvC family protein yields the protein MKKPFVIALALVFAVALALPLAVQSKPLAKRLAEKRAQLSRIERREAVLTTDISSLNARIEGINGRLRATRAQLVSVQRRLDRERARLARIQGRLERARYRLAELRSRLAEGRRVLSARLVEIYKSDRPDPWTVVLESDGFAELLDRMEYLQRLASSDLQVVDSVRKLSDEARRRALQLAALERAQRRSALAVLEQRDRLAATRDTLASTRAELAAARGERRALLARVRRSKAHVEEDLAALEAAQRRVRQALVAAAPRAFAPSSAGPVKRGSGRLIWPVNGPITGVFGEARPGHMHSGIDIAAPSGTPVRAADSGVVVLASWVGGYGNFICVQHTGSLSTCYAHLSGYATSRGASVSQGQVIGYVGSTGNSSGPHLHFEVRVGGSPVNPLGYL from the coding sequence GTGAAGAAGCCCTTCGTCATAGCTCTCGCGCTCGTCTTCGCGGTCGCGCTGGCGCTGCCGCTCGCGGTGCAGTCGAAGCCGCTTGCCAAGCGGCTCGCCGAGAAGCGGGCGCAGCTCTCGCGAATCGAGCGTCGCGAGGCGGTTTTGACCACCGACATCTCGTCGCTCAACGCGCGCATCGAGGGAATCAACGGACGGCTGCGGGCGACGCGGGCGCAGCTGGTGTCGGTGCAGCGGCGACTCGACCGCGAACGCGCGCGGCTCGCGCGCATCCAAGGGCGTCTCGAGCGCGCGCGCTACCGGCTGGCGGAGCTGCGCTCGCGGCTCGCTGAGGGGCGGCGGGTGTTGTCAGCGCGGCTCGTCGAGATCTACAAGTCCGACCGCCCCGACCCCTGGACGGTGGTGTTGGAGTCAGACGGTTTCGCGGAGCTTCTCGACCGTATGGAGTACCTGCAGCGGCTCGCCTCCTCGGACCTTCAGGTGGTGGACAGCGTGCGCAAGCTCAGCGACGAGGCACGGCGCCGCGCGCTGCAGCTCGCAGCCCTCGAGCGGGCGCAGCGACGGAGTGCCCTCGCCGTCCTGGAGCAGCGTGATCGGCTGGCGGCGACCCGCGACACGCTCGCCTCGACGCGCGCAGAGCTAGCTGCAGCGCGTGGTGAGCGGCGCGCGCTGTTGGCCCGCGTGCGGCGCAGCAAGGCTCACGTTGAGGAAGACTTGGCGGCGCTCGAGGCCGCTCAGCGCCGCGTCCGGCAGGCTCTGGTGGCGGCCGCGCCGCGCGCCTTTGCGCCAAGCTCGGCGGGGCCCGTCAAGCGTGGATCTGGCCGCCTGATCTGGCCCGTGAACGGCCCCATCACCGGGGTCTTCGGAGAGGCCCGGCCTGGACACATGCACAGCGGCATCGACATCGCCGCTCCCTCCGGTACGCCCGTGCGGGCAGCCGATTCCGGCGTCGTGGTGCTCGCAAGTTGGGTCGGCGGCTACGGAAACTTCATCTGCGTCCAGCACACCGGTTCGCTGTCGACCTGCTACGCCCACCTCTCGGGCTACGCGACCTCGCGCGGTGCCTCGGTCAGCCAAGGACAGGTGATTGGCTACGTCGGATCCACTGGCAACTCGAGCGGTCCGCACCTGCACTTTGAGGTGCGGGTAGGCGGCTCCCCGGTCAACCCGCTCGGCTACCTGTAG
- the pspAA gene encoding PspA-associated protein PspAA, producing the protein MIVRISGEGQFRLADHLADQLNELDNACVAAVEAGDERRFRELFDELIALIEREGEPLADDELVESDVIVPPRDITFEEARRDFTGEGIVPE; encoded by the coding sequence GTGATCGTGCGGATCTCCGGCGAGGGGCAGTTTCGGCTCGCCGATCACCTCGCCGACCAGCTAAATGAGCTCGACAACGCGTGTGTGGCCGCGGTCGAAGCGGGTGACGAGCGGCGCTTCCGCGAGCTGTTCGACGAGCTCATAGCGCTGATCGAGCGCGAGGGGGAGCCGCTCGCCGATGACGAGCTTGTGGAGTCCGACGTGATCGTGCCGCCCCGCGACATCACCTTCGAAGAGGCGCGGCGTGACTTCACCGGCGAGGGAATCGTTCCCGAGTAG
- a CDS encoding cupin domain-containing protein: MASGSQQGPDYTRLNLLEVEDLAPRFGYGELLAARFPGGALEARETGLSLQHLRPGRKQPYGHRHERAEEIYVVLEGSGRVCLDGEVVELQRFDALRVAPQVARRFEAGPEGMTLLAFGPRRQGDGEVLPDFWP, encoded by the coding sequence GTGGCTAGCGGGTCACAGCAGGGGCCGGACTACACGCGCCTCAATTTGCTCGAGGTCGAGGATCTCGCACCGCGCTTCGGCTACGGGGAGCTGTTGGCGGCTCGCTTCCCGGGCGGTGCGCTCGAGGCGCGCGAAACCGGGCTCTCGCTGCAGCACCTGCGTCCTGGCCGCAAGCAGCCCTACGGACATCGCCACGAGCGTGCCGAGGAGATCTACGTCGTGCTGGAGGGCTCGGGCCGGGTGTGCCTCGACGGGGAAGTCGTCGAGCTGCAGCGGTTCGATGCTTTGCGCGTAGCCCCGCAGGTGGCGCGCCGCTTCGAAGCCGGGCCGGAGGGGATGACGCTGCTCGCTTTCGGGCCCCGCCGCCAAGGCGACGGCGAGGTGCTGCCGGACTTCTGGCCCTAG
- the pspAB gene encoding PspA-associated protein PspAB yields the protein MGLRDILFGGGRRLRVPVKRGKGLSAVVGAALALESEAAARPAGVAALVFQPLPTADFESIVAEAEELLKATGQEFGTRVDSSADSFGYRWLVLQDEDFEDLVVALEQTAEQLDGAGYGDRLLCALFAFEEQARRIYLIYNFKRGRFYPFVPATDGERARDTERELRLKAQLEQELPLEPDLSRWFPLWEIPL from the coding sequence GTGGGGCTCCGCGACATCCTCTTCGGCGGCGGGCGCCGACTGCGGGTCCCGGTCAAGCGTGGAAAGGGCCTGTCGGCGGTCGTAGGCGCAGCACTTGCCCTGGAGAGCGAAGCCGCGGCGCGACCCGCCGGTGTGGCTGCGCTCGTCTTCCAACCCCTCCCGACGGCCGATTTCGAATCGATCGTTGCCGAGGCCGAGGAGCTTTTGAAGGCGACCGGGCAGGAGTTCGGCACGCGCGTCGACTCCAGCGCCGACTCCTTCGGCTACCGCTGGCTGGTGCTGCAGGACGAGGACTTCGAGGACCTGGTGGTGGCGCTCGAGCAAACCGCAGAGCAGTTGGATGGCGCCGGCTACGGCGACCGCCTGCTCTGCGCCTTGTTCGCGTTCGAGGAGCAGGCGCGGCGGATCTACCTCATCTACAACTTCAAGCGTGGTCGCTTCTACCCGTTCGTACCGGCGACCGACGGTGAGCGGGCTCGCGACACCGAGCGGGAGCTGCGCCTCAAGGCACAGCTCGAGCAGGAACTGCCGCTCGAGCCCGACTTGTCGCGCTGGTTCCCGCTTTGGGAGATACCCCTCTAA
- the htpX gene encoding zinc metalloprotease HtpX gives MARQRAVLKPDLGLQVRMVFTIFLLGLLYTAFVAVLMAAGAGALTIALVVAGLAAAQIFLSDKLALAAMGARVVEPEEAPALHAMVERLCVQADLPKPRIAVADTPLPNAFAMGRSQRKATVCVTTGIMETLEPHELEGVLAHELAHIKHRDVLIMTVVSFFAAVASMIMQMAFFFGGAADDEDGPPVGLILLVVSGLVYVLSFFLMLALSRYREFAADRGAALITGRPSALASALVKISGAMQLVPTQDLREAERMNAFFIVPASARSAVANLFSTHPPVEKRIERLQQLEAQLQAVA, from the coding sequence ATGGCGCGTCAGCGAGCCGTACTCAAGCCGGACTTGGGTCTGCAGGTCCGCATGGTGTTCACGATTTTCCTGCTCGGCCTGCTCTACACCGCGTTCGTCGCGGTGCTCATGGCGGCCGGTGCCGGGGCCCTCACGATCGCGCTGGTCGTCGCCGGCCTGGCGGCGGCTCAGATCTTCCTGTCCGACAAGCTGGCATTGGCGGCGATGGGGGCGCGCGTCGTCGAGCCGGAGGAGGCGCCCGCGCTACACGCGATGGTCGAGCGGCTCTGCGTCCAAGCGGACCTGCCGAAGCCCCGCATCGCGGTGGCCGATACGCCGCTGCCGAACGCCTTCGCAATGGGCCGCTCGCAGCGCAAGGCCACGGTGTGCGTGACCACCGGAATCATGGAAACGCTCGAGCCTCACGAGCTCGAGGGTGTCTTGGCGCACGAGCTCGCTCACATCAAGCACCGCGATGTCTTGATCATGACCGTGGTCAGCTTCTTCGCCGCGGTCGCGTCGATGATCATGCAGATGGCGTTCTTCTTCGGCGGCGCGGCGGACGACGAGGATGGCCCGCCAGTCGGCTTGATCCTGCTGGTCGTCTCGGGCCTCGTGTACGTCCTCTCGTTCTTCCTGATGCTGGCGCTCTCGCGCTACCGCGAGTTCGCTGCTGACCGCGGCGCGGCGCTGATCACCGGACGCCCAAGTGCGCTGGCCTCCGCGCTGGTGAAGATCTCCGGTGCGATGCAGCTCGTACCGACTCAGGATCTGCGCGAGGCGGAGCGGATGAACGCCTTCTTCATCGTGCCGGCATCGGCACGCAGCGCTGTGGCCAACCTGTTCTCGACGCATCCGCCGGTCGAGAAGCGGATCGAGCGGCTCCAGCAACTCGAGGCCCAGCTGCAGGCGGTCGCCTGA
- a CDS encoding CocE/NonD family hydrolase, translating to MTRRPRLPLLLRLTRKPLAARWSTAFAATALIGGALGLPGLGGLPVAPARAVAATDFGGELRPPASVPFAARGGIRYAYVVGARPGERLVLTDTRGRTLRAGQADDFGSLIFRELRPGRYRLLRASRGRGESRVVARLRVLAPGANPPTSFYRRTRLRPGLNYVRMRDGIELAMTLRLPPGKTLADGPFPTVIEYSGYQVAAPHDLLSALAGALGGGPAPNDPLAPATSTAVGSVIAPLLGFATVSVQMRGSGCSGGDFDLFDLPTTYDGYDAVETVAAQPWVKGGKVGMVGISFSGISQLFVAGTRPPHLAAITPLSVTDDLYEGTGYPGGIFNSGFARRWVEERQRDAQPAPYGGQPYARELVRQGDLHCARNQLLRLQTQDALALQERTPYRDPRIFGQRSPGSWLARARVPIFLVGQFQDEQTGGHFPEALAALNGRRRVWITLQNGVHPDSLSPSVITRWVEFLKLYVADEVPRIPDQVLALGGVLYRVLADSPAAPVVQSRFVGYDSAARAREAFERDPHVRLLMENGGGPWGPGSIGAPWELGFSAWPPREASPQAFYLQARGRLGARPARTAAVAYRSDPAARPSRTLPGASESDAWRPQPPYDWRPVPPRNGLGFVTAPLARDTLVAGPGSVDLWLRSTARDTDIQVTLTEVRPDGSETYVQNGWLRASHRRLDGRRSSVLDPHPTHLARDAAPLPRGRWTLVRVPLWPVAHLFRAGSRIRLVISAPGGDQPSWEFQTIERGQTINTIAIGGRTASRLVLAVVPRFAGAPLPLPPVGALRGQPSRPYQPAGNGG from the coding sequence GTGACCAGACGCCCCCGTCTTCCGCTGCTATTGCGGCTAACAAGGAAACCGCTCGCGGCCCGTTGGTCGACCGCCTTTGCGGCGACTGCGCTGATCGGCGGGGCCCTCGGGCTACCGGGCCTTGGCGGCTTGCCGGTTGCGCCGGCACGCGCCGTTGCTGCCACCGACTTCGGCGGTGAGCTGCGACCGCCGGCCAGCGTTCCCTTCGCTGCCCGTGGCGGCATCCGCTACGCGTACGTGGTCGGGGCGCGTCCCGGTGAGCGCTTGGTGCTCACCGACACTCGCGGTCGGACGCTACGCGCAGGACAGGCCGATGACTTCGGCAGCCTGATCTTCCGCGAGCTACGCCCCGGTCGCTACCGGCTCTTACGCGCGTCGCGTGGCCGCGGCGAGTCGCGCGTCGTCGCGCGCCTGCGCGTGCTCGCGCCCGGCGCCAACCCGCCGACCTCCTTCTATCGCCGGACCCGACTACGCCCGGGGCTCAACTACGTACGGATGCGCGACGGCATCGAGCTCGCGATGACCCTCCGCCTGCCGCCCGGCAAGACCCTCGCCGACGGTCCCTTCCCGACCGTCATCGAGTACTCCGGCTACCAAGTTGCTGCACCACACGACTTGCTGAGCGCCCTCGCTGGCGCACTGGGGGGCGGACCGGCGCCGAACGACCCGCTCGCGCCGGCCACCTCGACCGCCGTCGGCTCGGTTATCGCGCCGCTGCTTGGCTTTGCGACAGTGAGCGTGCAGATGCGGGGGTCGGGTTGCTCGGGCGGCGACTTCGACCTCTTCGACCTACCCACCACTTACGACGGCTACGACGCCGTCGAGACGGTCGCCGCACAACCATGGGTCAAGGGCGGGAAGGTCGGGATGGTCGGGATCTCGTTCTCGGGAATCAGTCAGCTGTTCGTGGCCGGCACACGCCCCCCGCACCTCGCCGCGATCACCCCGCTGTCGGTGACCGACGATCTCTACGAGGGCACCGGCTACCCCGGCGGCATCTTCAACTCCGGGTTCGCCCGCCGCTGGGTCGAAGAGCGTCAGCGCGATGCCCAGCCCGCTCCCTACGGTGGCCAGCCGTACGCCCGCGAGTTGGTGCGCCAAGGCGACCTGCACTGCGCGCGCAATCAGCTGCTGCGCCTGCAAACGCAGGATGCCCTCGCGCTGCAGGAGCGGACGCCGTACCGCGACCCGCGCATCTTCGGGCAGCGCTCTCCTGGCTCTTGGCTAGCTCGGGCGCGGGTACCGATCTTCCTGGTGGGCCAGTTCCAGGACGAGCAGACCGGCGGCCACTTCCCCGAGGCGCTCGCCGCTCTCAACGGGCGGCGTCGCGTGTGGATCACGCTGCAAAACGGGGTGCATCCCGATTCTCTCTCGCCCAGTGTGATCACTCGCTGGGTCGAGTTCCTCAAGCTGTATGTCGCCGACGAGGTGCCGCGCATACCCGACCAGGTGCTCGCGCTCGGCGGCGTGCTCTACCGGGTGCTCGCGGACTCGCCCGCCGCCCCGGTCGTGCAGTCGCGCTTCGTCGGCTACGACTCCGCAGCGCGGGCGCGGGAAGCATTCGAACGCGACCCTCACGTGCGGCTCCTGATGGAGAACGGCGGTGGTCCCTGGGGGCCTGGCTCGATCGGTGCACCCTGGGAGCTCGGCTTCTCCGCCTGGCCGCCGCGTGAGGCCAGCCCGCAGGCGTTCTACCTGCAAGCGCGTGGCAGGCTCGGTGCGCGGCCAGCCCGTACGGCGGCGGTCGCCTATCGCTCCGATCCCGCCGCGCGGCCCTCCCGCACGCTGCCCGGGGCGAGCGAGAGCGATGCCTGGCGGCCGCAGCCGCCCTACGACTGGCGGCCTGTGCCCCCACGCAACGGGCTCGGCTTCGTGACCGCGCCGCTCGCCCGCGACACGCTGGTGGCCGGACCGGGCAGCGTCGACCTCTGGCTGCGTTCGACGGCGCGCGACACCGACATCCAGGTGACGCTGACGGAGGTGCGCCCCGACGGCAGCGAGACCTACGTGCAGAACGGCTGGTTGCGGGCCTCGCACAGGCGCTTGGACGGCCGGCGCTCGAGCGTTCTCGATCCGCACCCGACGCACCTCGCCCGCGACGCAGCACCACTTCCACGGGGGCGTTGGACACTCGTTCGCGTGCCGCTCTGGCCGGTCGCGCACCTCTTCCGCGCCGGCTCGCGAATTCGCCTGGTGATCAGCGCGCCGGGTGGCGACCAGCCGTCCTGGGAGTTTCAGACGATCGAGCGCGGGCAGACGATCAACACCATCGCGATCGGTGGGCGCACGGCCTCGCGTCTGGTGCTCGCGGTCGTGCCGCGTTTTGCTGGTGCGCCGCTGCCGTTGCCGCCGGTCGGAGCCCTCCGCGGCCAGCCGTCACGGCCCTACCAGCCCGCCGGCAACGGCGGTTAG